Proteins from a genomic interval of Microbacterium imperiale:
- a CDS encoding AI-2E family transporter has protein sequence MSLFRRRPAPETVLAAAVERNAERPPTNLWADGFGRLAIRSVQIIILVIVAIGVVYVLRQVSVVAIPLILALIFACAFAPAMNAMRRRGVPSVLATIITLLTIVVLLSGLSWLIVWAVRDQWDELYSQAQEGFQQLLAWAQTLPFAIDQAQIDEWLAALGDFVTSAQFGSGALAGVSAVATFITGAVLMVVILFFFLKDGPRMWEFLMRPFRGEEERRARRIGDKTVVVLGSYIRGTATVAAVDAIGIYIFLVILQVPLAIPLAVLVFLLAFIPIVGATLAGILAALVALVANGPVNALFVVGAVVLVNQLEGNFLQPVLMGRTMKLHSFVVLVALAAGTAIGGILGTLLAVPITAVAWGIVQVWDGPNLPARWARPRVSVVQPDDRMPGA, from the coding sequence ATGAGCCTGTTCCGACGCCGCCCCGCGCCCGAGACCGTCCTGGCCGCAGCCGTCGAGCGCAACGCCGAGCGCCCGCCGACGAATCTGTGGGCCGATGGCTTCGGTCGCCTCGCGATCCGGTCGGTGCAGATCATCATCCTGGTGATCGTCGCCATCGGGGTCGTGTACGTCCTGCGCCAGGTGTCGGTCGTGGCGATCCCGCTGATCCTCGCGCTCATCTTCGCGTGCGCCTTCGCACCCGCGATGAACGCGATGCGGCGACGCGGGGTTCCCTCGGTGCTGGCGACGATCATCACCCTCCTGACGATCGTCGTGCTCCTGAGCGGGCTGTCGTGGCTCATCGTCTGGGCGGTCCGCGACCAGTGGGACGAGCTGTACTCGCAGGCCCAGGAGGGCTTCCAGCAGCTGCTCGCGTGGGCGCAGACGCTGCCGTTCGCGATCGATCAGGCTCAGATCGACGAATGGCTCGCGGCCCTCGGCGACTTCGTCACCAGCGCCCAGTTCGGCTCCGGCGCCCTCGCCGGCGTGAGCGCCGTCGCGACCTTCATCACCGGCGCCGTGCTGATGGTCGTCATCCTGTTCTTCTTCCTCAAGGACGGCCCGCGCATGTGGGAGTTCCTCATGCGCCCCTTCCGCGGCGAGGAGGAGCGGCGCGCGCGCCGCATCGGCGACAAGACCGTGGTCGTGCTCGGCTCGTACATCCGCGGCACGGCGACCGTCGCAGCGGTGGACGCGATCGGCATCTACATCTTCCTCGTGATCCTTCAGGTGCCCCTCGCCATCCCGCTCGCGGTCCTGGTGTTCCTGCTGGCGTTCATCCCGATCGTGGGTGCGACGCTGGCCGGTATCCTCGCCGCCCTCGTCGCGCTGGTCGCGAACGGCCCCGTCAACGCCCTCTTCGTCGTCGGCGCGGTGGTGCTGGTCAACCAGCTCGAGGGAAACTTCCTGCAGCCGGTGCTGATGGGCCGCACGATGAAGCTGCACTCGTTCGTCGTGCTGGTCGCCCTCGCCGCCGGTACCGCGATCGGCGGCATCCTGGGCACCCTGCTCGCCGTCCCGATCACGGCCGTCGCCTGGGGCATCGTGCAGGTCTGGGACGGACCGAACCTGCCGGCGCGCTGGGCGCGGCCCCGCGTGAGCGTCGTTCAGCCGGACGACCGCATGCCGGGCGCCTGA
- a CDS encoding ATP-dependent DNA ligase translates to MPYDIPAPMLAKSVLAVPDPARTPGGLSFEPKWDGFRALVSWDGTDVEIGSRGSKPLTRYFPELVDAFSRLLPEPCLIDGEIVVATDAGDGQRLQWEALSQRIHPAASRVALLSEQTPAMFIAFDLLARGDRDLRDEPFAVRRAELVDLLQAVPDPLHVTRATDDVETARRWLAEFEGAGLDGVVAKPLAQPYAPGKRTMFKIKHARTADVVALGYRIHKSGSGVGSLLVGLYDDDGELHGVGGVAAWSDKRRQELVAELEPLVERDAAGAAVTGESDRSRFAASKDVSFVKLRPELVLEVRYDQLEGRRFRHTVQFERWRPDREARSCTFGQLETVAAYDLADVLD, encoded by the coding sequence ATGCCGTACGACATCCCCGCCCCGATGCTCGCGAAGTCGGTGCTCGCGGTGCCCGATCCGGCCCGCACCCCGGGCGGGTTGTCGTTCGAGCCCAAGTGGGACGGGTTCCGCGCGCTCGTGTCGTGGGACGGCACGGATGTCGAGATCGGCAGCCGCGGTTCCAAGCCGTTGACCCGGTACTTCCCCGAGCTGGTCGACGCGTTCTCGCGTCTGCTCCCCGAGCCGTGCCTGATCGACGGCGAGATCGTCGTGGCCACCGACGCGGGCGACGGTCAGCGACTGCAGTGGGAGGCCCTGTCGCAGCGCATCCACCCCGCCGCCTCGCGAGTCGCGCTGCTCAGCGAGCAGACGCCGGCGATGTTCATCGCGTTCGATCTGCTGGCGCGCGGTGACCGGGATCTGCGCGACGAGCCCTTCGCGGTGCGTCGCGCGGAGCTGGTCGACCTGTTGCAGGCGGTGCCCGACCCGCTGCACGTCACGCGGGCGACCGACGACGTCGAGACCGCCCGGCGCTGGCTCGCCGAGTTCGAGGGCGCGGGCCTCGACGGCGTCGTCGCCAAGCCCCTCGCGCAGCCGTATGCGCCGGGCAAGCGCACGATGTTCAAGATCAAGCACGCCCGCACGGCCGACGTCGTCGCACTCGGATACCGCATCCACAAGTCCGGCTCGGGCGTCGGGTCGCTGCTGGTCGGCCTCTATGACGACGACGGCGAGCTGCACGGCGTCGGCGGCGTCGCGGCGTGGAGCGACAAGCGTCGCCAGGAGCTCGTCGCCGAGCTGGAACCGCTCGTCGAGCGCGACGCCGCCGGTGCCGCCGTCACCGGCGAGTCCGACCGGTCGCGCTTCGCCGCCTCGAAGGACGTCTCGTTCGTGAAGCTCCGCCCCGAGCTCGTGCTCGAGGTGCGCTACGACCAGCTCGAGGGTCGACGATTCCGGCACACCGTGCAGTTCGAGCGGTGGCGGCCCGACCGCGAGGCTCGCTCGTGCACGTTCGGGCAGCTCGAGACGGTCGCCGCGTACGACCTCGCCGACGTCCTCGACTGA
- a CDS encoding phosphatase PAP2 family protein: MPAAAPCSRPLRRRPVVPTAALAALTAASVALGVASPAAAAPGDALLDDSAIAPTTAAYGTFVDTYKANSSSNTSPTTNPGIGVLSGMLDLWQPGATWDSGQATDEGAAVLDANIAHNVRVAETRTEADETAAWIFDRRHQSYSAIDGLGVAAPAFREAMGAGTTIPDVVPADATTVKYDDGGNAAGRWADAGSPLGAVVGLVDAVRGPAASSNPSKNFYAYKRPFRWVDDSIIVPSLLPVRKPDAEAASDGGFPSGHTNAAFLASLALADAAPQYQAQLIAHAAEIGDSRIVAGMHSPLDVIGGRVLATALAAAALNDPANAALREDAFAQAQGLLAMLPAPAEQDYDTLAAQYLERLTYGLPATGDATLPARVPAGAEVLLEHRLPYLDAQQRRWVLHSTAIASGHAVLDDAEGWGRLNLFEASNGYGAFDTDVVVTMDAAAGGASAADAWRNDIEGAGSLTKAGSGSLTLAGDNDYTGGTVVDGGVLVAATPSALGTGDVTLAAGELVETTDGLVVGGDFAQAAEATLELSVDGDAPALTVAGSATLGGTLRVDLGGAAPDAPQRLIAFARAEAGSTFSAVEIVGAAGFAGALEYRADGVYLVPAAAPVEPPVGAEPAVPGGPGTVPGASPGAVPPAPAGSPAGAASGSEATAQRLARTGGEGTPTGLLIGGILLAAGGGTVLLSRRPRPARR; the protein is encoded by the coding sequence ATGCCCGCCGCTGCCCCCTGCTCCCGCCCACTTCGACGACGTCCGGTCGTCCCCACCGCCGCGCTGGCCGCCCTGACGGCCGCCTCGGTCGCCCTCGGTGTCGCTTCCCCCGCCGCCGCCGCGCCCGGTGACGCGCTGCTCGACGACTCCGCGATCGCCCCGACCACGGCCGCTTACGGCACGTTCGTCGACACGTACAAGGCGAACTCCTCGTCGAACACGTCGCCCACGACGAACCCGGGCATCGGCGTGCTGTCGGGGATGCTCGATCTGTGGCAGCCCGGCGCGACGTGGGACTCGGGTCAGGCGACGGACGAAGGGGCCGCCGTGCTCGACGCCAACATCGCTCACAACGTGCGCGTCGCCGAGACCCGCACGGAGGCCGACGAGACCGCCGCATGGATCTTCGACCGCCGTCACCAGAGCTACAGCGCGATCGACGGCCTCGGCGTGGCGGCGCCCGCCTTCCGCGAGGCGATGGGAGCCGGCACGACGATTCCCGACGTCGTTCCCGCCGACGCGACGACCGTGAAGTACGACGACGGCGGCAACGCGGCGGGGCGCTGGGCCGACGCCGGCTCACCGCTCGGCGCGGTCGTCGGGCTCGTCGACGCGGTGCGCGGGCCTGCGGCATCCTCGAACCCGTCCAAGAACTTCTACGCCTATAAGCGTCCGTTCCGCTGGGTCGACGACTCGATCATCGTGCCGTCGCTGCTGCCGGTGCGTAAGCCCGATGCCGAGGCCGCGAGCGACGGCGGGTTCCCCAGCGGCCACACCAACGCGGCGTTCCTCGCGTCGCTCGCCCTCGCCGACGCCGCGCCGCAGTACCAGGCGCAGCTCATCGCCCACGCCGCGGAGATCGGCGACAGCCGCATCGTCGCCGGCATGCACTCGCCGCTCGACGTCATCGGCGGCCGCGTGCTCGCCACGGCTCTCGCCGCCGCGGCGCTGAACGACCCCGCCAACGCTGCCCTGCGCGAGGACGCGTTCGCGCAGGCCCAGGGCCTGCTCGCCATGCTGCCCGCCCCGGCCGAGCAGGACTACGACACGCTCGCCGCGCAGTACCTCGAGCGCCTGACCTACGGCCTGCCCGCGACGGGCGACGCCACGCTGCCGGCGCGCGTGCCCGCCGGCGCGGAGGTGCTGCTCGAGCACCGGCTTCCCTACCTGGACGCCCAGCAGCGGCGCTGGGTGCTGCACTCGACGGCGATCGCCTCGGGTCACGCGGTGCTCGACGACGCCGAAGGCTGGGGCCGGCTCAACCTGTTCGAGGCCTCGAACGGCTACGGCGCCTTCGACACCGACGTCGTCGTGACGATGGATGCCGCCGCGGGCGGCGCCTCGGCGGCGGACGCCTGGCGCAACGACATCGAAGGCGCGGGCTCGCTGACGAAGGCCGGATCGGGCTCGCTCACCCTCGCCGGCGACAACGACTACACCGGCGGCACCGTCGTCGACGGCGGCGTCCTCGTCGCGGCGACCCCGAGCGCCCTCGGGACGGGCGATGTCACCCTGGCGGCCGGCGAGCTCGTCGAGACGACCGACGGACTGGTCGTCGGCGGCGACTTCGCGCAGGCCGCGGAGGCGACGCTCGAGCTGTCGGTCGACGGCGACGCGCCAGCGCTCACGGTTGCGGGGTCGGCGACCCTCGGCGGCACCCTTCGTGTCGACCTGGGCGGCGCCGCACCCGACGCTCCGCAGCGCCTCATCGCGTTCGCCAGGGCCGAGGCGGGATCGACCTTCTCGGCTGTCGAGATCGTCGGCGCCGCCGGGTTCGCCGGCGCACTGGAGTATCGCGCCGACGGCGTGTACCTCGTCCCCGCCGCCGCACCCGTCGAGCCTCCGGTCGGCGCCGAGCCGGCCGTGCCCGGCGGCCCCGGCACGGTTCCCGGCGCCTCGCCGGGGGCGGTCCCCCCGGCACCGGCCGGCTCCCCCGCGGGTGCGGCATCCGGCTCGGAGGCGACGGCGCAGCGCCTCGCTCGCACGGGCGGCGAGGGGACACCCACCGGCCTGCTGATCGGCGGCATCCTGCTCGCCGCGGGCGGCGGCACCGTGCTCCTCTCGCGCCGGCCCCGTCCCGCGCGGCGCTGA
- a CDS encoding threonine/serine ThrE exporter family protein produces the protein MRDDPSEAVPDGTAELHLEPVRFIARTDAVLRLGTLMLGAGASSARVRDTMDRTARALGLERLESRVGMTDIVITAQRGQLFRTRVAEVRHPVVNSERIAEVMHLSHRVADGVAPDELQRELDRIERMPPRYPTAVRVAAAAAACTAFAFLNNGGWAECLSVALAVALGQYVRIRGARLQVNEFLLVFLSASTALLTFLGVSHLIELLGAPSPQYGAALTSAVLYLVPGFPLVTGALDLARLDLNAGVNRVVYAGLVLLSTGCAVWAVAAIFQTSAVAVAAPALGEPLLSLGRLIAGFVGVMGFALLFSTPWRTALAAAAIGTVANVGRLLMIDHGAMQPVAAAAAGVAVGFGAFAVSRFVRSPRITLTVPAVLIMVPGASAYRAIVGTIEGDTISAVQYGVTAVFVVVALAVGLTVARVVTEREWQRPSAR, from the coding sequence ATGCGCGACGACCCGAGTGAAGCCGTGCCCGACGGCACCGCCGAGCTGCACCTCGAGCCGGTCCGCTTCATCGCGCGTACCGACGCGGTGCTAAGGCTGGGCACCCTCATGCTCGGGGCGGGCGCGTCCTCCGCGCGCGTGCGCGACACGATGGACCGCACCGCGCGGGCCCTCGGCCTCGAACGGCTCGAGTCGCGCGTCGGGATGACCGACATCGTGATCACCGCCCAGCGCGGACAGCTGTTCCGCACCCGGGTCGCCGAGGTACGGCATCCGGTCGTGAACTCCGAGCGCATCGCCGAGGTCATGCATCTGTCGCACCGCGTCGCCGACGGCGTCGCCCCCGACGAGCTGCAGCGCGAGCTCGACCGCATCGAGCGGATGCCGCCGCGCTACCCCACCGCGGTGCGGGTGGCCGCCGCCGCTGCCGCCTGCACCGCGTTCGCGTTCCTGAACAACGGCGGCTGGGCCGAGTGCCTCAGCGTCGCCCTCGCGGTCGCCCTCGGCCAGTACGTGCGGATCCGCGGGGCGCGGCTGCAGGTGAACGAGTTCCTGCTCGTGTTCCTCTCCGCCTCGACGGCACTGCTGACCTTCCTCGGGGTCTCGCATCTGATCGAGCTGCTCGGGGCGCCCTCGCCGCAGTACGGCGCCGCGCTCACCAGCGCCGTGCTCTATCTCGTGCCGGGCTTCCCCCTCGTCACCGGCGCGCTCGATCTCGCCCGGCTCGACCTCAACGCCGGGGTCAACCGCGTCGTCTACGCCGGACTCGTGCTGCTGTCGACCGGGTGTGCGGTGTGGGCGGTCGCCGCGATCTTCCAGACGAGCGCGGTCGCCGTCGCCGCGCCCGCGCTCGGTGAGCCGCTGCTGTCGCTCGGACGCCTCATCGCCGGGTTCGTGGGCGTCATGGGCTTCGCCCTGCTGTTCTCGACGCCCTGGCGCACCGCGCTGGCGGCGGCCGCGATCGGCACGGTCGCCAACGTCGGCCGGCTGCTGATGATCGACCACGGGGCGATGCAGCCCGTCGCGGCGGCCGCCGCGGGGGTCGCGGTCGGTTTCGGCGCGTTCGCCGTGTCGCGGTTCGTCCGCTCGCCGCGCATCACGCTGACGGTTCCGGCCGTGCTCATCATGGTTCCCGGTGCGTCGGCCTACCGCGCGATCGTCGGGACGATCGAGGGCGACACCATCAGCGCCGTGCAGTACGGCGTCACGGCGGTGTTCGTCGTGGTCGCGCTCGCGGTGGGCTTGACGGTCGCCCGCGTCGTCACCGAGCGCGAGTGGCAGCGCCCCTCGGCGCGCTGA
- a CDS encoding ATP-dependent helicase, producing the protein MPDPIKPVIVGSAASARPGAPAGERPDADLLEGLNRPQLEAVTYRGPALLIVAGAGSGKTRVLTHRIASLLRTREAYPSQILAITFTNKAAGEMRERVQHLIGDSAQGMWISTFHSACVRILRREAQQFGFTKSFTIYDSGDSRALLKRLVKEHEADAFGLTPAGVQSRISKLKNELADADSYARQANMSDPAERVFVEIFGAYQSALQRANAFDFDDLIAQTVYLFRAFPHVADVYRKRFRHILVDEYQDTNHAQYALIHELTRPVQGSGGDSFSSGGMMIFEPETTPEVEGASLTVVGDSDQSIYAFRGADIRNITEFERDYPGAKVVLLEQNYRSTQTILSAANAVIANNFDRKDKKLWTDVGAGEAIVGFTGYSQHDEAQFVADEIEALHRASVPYSQMAVFYRTNSQSRALEEIFIRAAIPYKIMGGTKFYDRAEIKDALAYVVAVANPADELAVRRILNRPRRGIGDVTETSIARFAAERGITFRDALGHAPELGVGPKIQAAIAQLDAVLTEATEIMLPSSGEIAPPSSVTEGLSLLLNKSGYMDALRMSRDPQDEARLENLDELIAVTREFARNNPEGTILDFLTEVALVADADDLDDASGTVSLMTMHTAKGLEYDAVFVTGVEEDLIPHRISANEPGGPQEERRLFYVALTRARKRLHLSLAMTRAQFGEVSAAMPSRFLQEIPHDLIDWRQSPGDVNSRGGMQSRALNARRPGGGSGGSGKRYGDDLVPLPRREKSGDIAKFANRIPAKVRDNGDLQLAPGDRIRHDDFGEGRVDAVTGEGAKRVAHVRFDSAGAKKLLIKIAPIVKL; encoded by the coding sequence ATGCCAGACCCCATCAAGCCCGTCATCGTCGGCTCCGCCGCATCCGCGCGTCCCGGCGCCCCCGCAGGCGAGCGTCCCGACGCCGACCTGCTCGAAGGGCTCAACCGCCCTCAGCTCGAGGCGGTCACCTACCGCGGCCCCGCGCTGCTCATCGTCGCGGGCGCCGGCTCGGGCAAGACCCGCGTGCTCACGCATCGCATCGCCTCGCTGCTGCGCACGCGCGAGGCGTACCCGAGCCAGATCCTCGCGATCACCTTCACCAACAAGGCCGCCGGCGAGATGCGCGAGCGCGTGCAGCATCTCATCGGCGACAGCGCGCAGGGCATGTGGATCTCGACCTTCCACTCCGCCTGCGTGCGCATCCTCCGCCGCGAGGCGCAGCAGTTCGGGTTCACCAAGAGCTTCACGATCTACGACTCGGGCGACTCCCGGGCCCTCCTCAAGCGGCTCGTGAAAGAGCACGAGGCGGATGCCTTCGGACTCACTCCCGCGGGAGTGCAGAGCCGCATCTCGAAGCTCAAGAACGAGCTCGCCGACGCCGACTCGTACGCCCGGCAGGCGAACATGTCCGACCCCGCCGAGCGGGTCTTCGTCGAGATCTTCGGCGCCTACCAGTCGGCGCTGCAGCGGGCCAACGCCTTCGACTTCGACGACCTCATCGCGCAGACGGTCTATCTGTTCCGCGCCTTCCCGCACGTCGCCGACGTGTACCGCAAGCGTTTCCGCCACATCCTGGTCGACGAGTACCAAGACACCAATCACGCCCAGTACGCGCTCATCCATGAGCTCACGCGTCCGGTCCAGGGGTCCGGCGGCGACTCGTTCTCGTCCGGCGGCATGATGATCTTCGAGCCCGAGACCACGCCCGAGGTCGAGGGCGCCTCGCTCACGGTGGTCGGTGACTCCGACCAGTCGATCTACGCCTTCCGCGGCGCCGACATCCGCAACATCACCGAATTCGAGCGCGACTATCCCGGCGCGAAGGTCGTGCTGCTCGAGCAGAACTACCGCTCGACGCAGACCATCCTCTCGGCCGCGAACGCGGTCATCGCGAACAACTTCGACCGCAAAGACAAGAAGCTGTGGACGGATGTCGGTGCGGGCGAGGCGATCGTCGGGTTCACCGGCTACTCGCAGCACGACGAAGCTCAGTTCGTCGCCGACGAGATCGAGGCGCTGCACCGAGCCTCGGTGCCGTACTCGCAGATGGCGGTGTTCTACCGCACCAACTCGCAGTCGCGTGCGCTCGAGGAAATCTTCATCCGCGCGGCCATCCCGTACAAGATCATGGGCGGCACGAAGTTCTACGACCGCGCCGAGATCAAGGACGCGCTCGCCTACGTCGTCGCTGTCGCCAACCCCGCCGACGAGCTCGCGGTGCGCCGCATCCTCAACCGTCCGCGCCGCGGGATCGGCGACGTCACCGAGACCTCGATCGCCCGCTTCGCCGCCGAGCGGGGGATCACCTTCCGCGACGCGCTCGGCCACGCACCCGAGCTGGGCGTCGGGCCGAAGATCCAGGCGGCGATCGCGCAGCTCGACGCCGTGCTGACCGAGGCGACCGAGATCATGCTGCCGAGTTCCGGCGAGATCGCCCCGCCCAGCTCGGTCACCGAGGGGCTCAGCCTGCTGCTGAACAAGTCCGGCTACATGGACGCGCTGCGCATGAGCCGCGATCCGCAGGACGAGGCGCGGCTCGAGAATCTCGACGAGCTCATCGCCGTCACGCGCGAGTTCGCTCGCAACAACCCCGAGGGCACGATCCTCGACTTCCTCACCGAGGTGGCCCTCGTCGCCGACGCCGACGACCTCGACGACGCGTCGGGCACCGTGTCGCTCATGACGATGCACACGGCGAAGGGCCTCGAGTACGACGCGGTGTTCGTCACCGGCGTCGAGGAAGACCTGATCCCGCACCGCATCTCGGCGAACGAACCGGGCGGACCGCAGGAGGAGCGGCGGCTGTTCTACGTCGCGCTCACGCGGGCGCGCAAGCGCCTGCACCTCTCGCTCGCCATGACGCGTGCGCAGTTCGGCGAGGTCTCGGCGGCGATGCCCAGCCGGTTCCTGCAGGAGATCCCGCACGACCTCATCGACTGGCGGCAATCACCCGGCGACGTCAACTCGCGCGGCGGCATGCAGTCGCGGGCGCTCAACGCCCGCCGACCGGGCGGGGGATCCGGCGGCTCGGGCAAGCGCTACGGCGATGACCTCGTTCCGCTGCCGCGCCGCGAGAAGAGTGGCGACATCGCGAAGTTCGCCAACCGCATCCCGGCGAAGGTCCGCGACAACGGCGATCTTCAGCTGGCGCCCGGCGATCGCATCCGGCACGACGACTTCGGCGAGGGACGCGTCGACGCGGTGACCGGCGAGGGCGCCAAGCGCGTCGCTCACGTTCGCTTCGACTCCGCGGGTGCGAAGAAGCTCCTCATCAAGATCGCGCCGATCGTCAAGCTCTGA
- the ligD gene encoding non-homologous end-joining DNA ligase, whose protein sequence is MASERITLTVAGPDGDREVGLSSPNRVLWPELGITKREYAEYMLAAAEPFLRANGHRPISLERFPDTIDGERFFSKNPPKGAPDFVGQVVCTYNSGRRHPQVVLDEAAALVWAVQMNTVVFHPWASLAKDTDNPVELRIDLDPQPGTGFADAAAVAPALRDVLAEAGLTAFLKTSGNRGLHVFCPIEPTHEFLDVRHAVIAAARELERRLPERVTTNWWKEERGERVFVDFNQANRDRTMAGAYSARALPAATVATPITWDELDAGVDPGSFTVRTVPQRLADVGDPWAGLQAQPGRIDTLLTWWQRDLDDGLGELPFPPEFPKMPGEPPRVQPSRARHPEE, encoded by the coding sequence ATGGCGAGCGAGCGCATCACCCTGACCGTTGCCGGACCGGACGGCGACCGCGAGGTCGGCCTGTCGAGCCCGAACCGGGTGCTGTGGCCCGAGCTCGGCATCACGAAGCGGGAGTACGCCGAGTACATGCTCGCCGCCGCCGAGCCGTTCCTGCGGGCGAACGGCCATCGGCCGATCTCGCTCGAGCGCTTCCCCGACACGATCGACGGTGAGCGGTTCTTCTCGAAGAATCCGCCCAAGGGGGCTCCGGACTTCGTGGGTCAGGTCGTGTGCACCTACAACAGCGGCCGGCGGCATCCGCAGGTCGTGCTGGATGAAGCGGCGGCGCTCGTGTGGGCGGTGCAGATGAACACGGTCGTGTTCCACCCGTGGGCGTCGCTCGCGAAGGACACCGACAACCCCGTCGAGCTGCGCATCGACCTGGACCCGCAGCCGGGCACCGGCTTCGCCGACGCCGCCGCGGTCGCGCCGGCGCTGCGCGACGTCCTGGCCGAGGCCGGGCTGACCGCCTTCCTCAAGACGAGCGGCAACCGCGGACTGCACGTGTTCTGCCCGATCGAGCCCACCCACGAGTTCCTCGACGTCCGCCACGCCGTCATCGCCGCCGCGCGCGAGCTCGAACGGCGCCTGCCCGAACGCGTGACGACGAACTGGTGGAAAGAGGAGCGGGGCGAGCGGGTCTTCGTCGACTTCAACCAGGCCAACCGCGACCGCACGATGGCGGGCGCGTACAGTGCCCGAGCGCTGCCCGCCGCGACGGTCGCGACACCGATCACATGGGATGAGCTGGATGCCGGTGTCGACCCGGGTTCGTTCACCGTGCGCACGGTGCCGCAGCGGCTCGCGGATGTCGGCGATCCCTGGGCTGGCCTGCAGGCGCAACCGGGCCGGATCGACACCCTGCTCACGTGGTGGCAGCGCGACCTCGACGACGGTCTCGGCGAGCTGCCGTTCCCGCCCGAGTTCCCCAAGATGCCCGGTGAGCCGCCGCGCGTGCAGCCCAGCCGGGCGCGGCATCCCGAGGAGTGA
- a CDS encoding biopolymer transporter Tol codes for MADVDSERWLVIDGRRWRRTDPSLPDDVVAALKSHLGRGRSAVGAAKGRGDDEAVAAARERVGLAKRGLGERGPRWWDEPEADRLARAQEALRRLGELDAE; via the coding sequence GTGGCCGATGTCGATTCCGAACGCTGGCTCGTCATCGACGGGCGGCGCTGGCGGCGCACCGATCCATCGTTGCCCGACGACGTCGTCGCGGCGCTGAAATCCCACCTCGGGCGCGGGCGGTCGGCGGTGGGAGCGGCGAAGGGACGAGGAGACGACGAGGCAGTGGCCGCGGCGCGCGAGCGCGTGGGTCTGGCCAAGCGTGGGCTGGGCGAACGCGGCCCCCGGTGGTGGGACGAGCCCGAGGCCGACCGCCTCGCCCGGGCCCAGGAGGCGCTGCGCCGGCTCGGCGAGCTCGACGCGGAATGA
- a CDS encoding SseB family protein, which yields MAIFKRSARDTTSQPADSGAVDDEVAGATESDAAATTDAADAAPVPHVGISVSTFGASAPTTPAAQPAAAQPGRAVTRPPAEAPERTETVAGMPDNTLVQAALASLPEKPGNVDVMNVMRQSMQGTLYVRVRGDARALTAEGKPLTLAVSQVDGARFLLAFTGGASLRASVESDGDRDTSALGLPVTNVFRNAIEGPYEGLIIDHAVPGSRIVLPAPLIKKAFEEGDPAFAIKNLLAGPRDADTAAAVGAALATAPLWVAAGPAGDGGQLGLAESRTTSGERRLEVYSHPLEVLVLQRGDRPVPVTATQIARALISNPALTGVIVDPGGPWIHVDRADLGPVLARADDPDESTPAAAPGGTDADGDAGADATTAS from the coding sequence ATGGCGATCTTCAAGCGCTCCGCGCGAGACACCACGAGCCAGCCCGCGGATTCCGGCGCGGTGGACGACGAGGTCGCCGGCGCCACCGAGTCGGACGCCGCCGCGACCACGGATGCCGCCGACGCGGCTCCCGTGCCCCACGTCGGCATCTCGGTGTCGACCTTCGGGGCCTCCGCACCCACGACCCCTGCCGCTCAGCCCGCTGCGGCGCAGCCGGGTCGCGCCGTCACGCGCCCGCCGGCCGAGGCGCCCGAACGCACCGAGACCGTTGCCGGCATGCCCGACAACACCCTCGTTCAGGCGGCGCTCGCGTCGCTTCCCGAGAAGCCCGGCAACGTCGACGTCATGAACGTCATGCGCCAGAGCATGCAGGGCACCCTGTATGTGCGCGTCCGCGGTGATGCGCGAGCGCTGACCGCCGAGGGCAAGCCGCTGACGCTCGCGGTGTCGCAGGTCGACGGTGCCCGCTTCCTCCTCGCGTTCACCGGCGGAGCGTCGCTGCGCGCCAGCGTCGAGTCCGACGGCGACCGCGACACCTCGGCGCTCGGGCTGCCCGTCACGAACGTGTTCCGCAACGCGATCGAGGGTCCCTACGAGGGCCTCATCATCGATCATGCGGTTCCCGGATCGCGCATCGTGCTTCCCGCCCCGCTCATCAAGAAGGCCTTCGAAGAGGGCGATCCGGCCTTCGCGATCAAGAATCTGCTCGCCGGCCCCCGCGACGCGGACACGGCTGCCGCGGTCGGTGCAGCCCTGGCGACGGCGCCGCTGTGGGTCGCCGCCGGCCCCGCGGGCGACGGCGGTCAGCTCGGCCTCGCGGAGTCGCGCACGACGTCGGGGGAGCGACGGCTGGAGGTCTACTCGCACCCGCTCGAGGTGCTCGTGCTGCAGCGCGGCGACCGGCCCGTACCGGTGACCGCGACGCAGATCGCGCGCGCGCTGATCTCCAACCCCGCACTGACGGGGGTCATCGTCGACCCGGGCGGTCCCTGGATCCACGTCGACCGCGCCGACCTCGGCCCCGTGCTCGCGCGCGCCGATGATCCCGACGAGAGCACCCCCGCGGCCGCGCCCGGGGGCACCGACGCCGACGGGGATGCCGGGGCGGACGCGACCACGGCATCCTGA